The genomic stretch TTCTGCTTCTTCAACAACATCGGCAAAGATAGTTTGTGTTTGTGGACCTAAAGGACCAAAAAGATGCAAAAATCGTCGACCAACTAAAACTTTTTTTGCAGTATTAATTACAATCTCATCTATTACTTTCCAATGTTCACTTTTCAACGGTGATTGTTCTCGCCCCATGAAATACATCTTAATCTTTCTCCTTTCCTTCATCAACTAAACTTCCAATTGTAAATCCACCCTGCTTTGCTTCAGTTTCAATTCCAAGTTCTCTGAGCATATTTTTCACTTCTTCTTCACCTTCTAAAAAGTGTTCAGCTTCCTCAGGGTCAAGTATTCTCAGGAGTGTCATTAGCTCTCCCACATGTGCTTTTTCTTCATCTCTGATATCTGCAATTACTCTTTTTGCTATTTGGTCATCTGTTGCCTGCACATGAGCGTCATAGATAAAAATAGCTTCAAGCTCTGATGCAATGTCAAGGCGAATTGCCTGAATTAACTCTTGTTTTGTCATTTTCCTGTTCACATTTCCCTGAAAAGGGTTTGCAAAACTTGGCATCTCGTATTTACCTCCATAAAATTGATTTTTACTTCTTTTATTTTTTACCCATCAAATTTATAATTAAACAAAAAAATATACCGAAAATATTTCGGTAACATTCCCAAAACATATTTAAAAAGTAACTTCCAGCCATTGACTGTAAAATTATAATACTGTTATAGCTTTGTATTGATTTGCAAATATTGAAAAAAGAAAATTAAATTTAAATACAAAATGAAAAAGTTAAAGTATTTAAAATTTTATTTCAAATCAATTACTGCTATAACTTTGTAATCTCCCTCTAATTTTTTGAACAAAACAAAACTTCCAACAGGTAGACTATTAATAATTTTTGCTTCACAAAGTAAGAATTCATCATTATCAAGTACATATATTGCAGGCGTTTCATAATTTTTACCTGCCTTATTGAGTATTTTATAAATTCTGTTAACAATCTCTTTTGTTGATGGTATATTATTGTATTGGATATATTCTCTCTTATTTGTGAAATAAATGCCTTTTAACTTTTTGATATTATTAATCTTACCTCCTAATTGAACTGTAGAATGAAAAAGTTCCGAAAGTTTTACTGGCAGTTCTCCATCTACTGGAAAAATAAGACCTGAAGATATTTCATTCGGTTTATAGAAGTTTCTAATGTTTTTCCCTCGCAAGCCATATCCACCAGTTATATAGTTTCTTATTACTAAAATCCCATATGGATTTGCAATGTTTACAAACTCTTCAATATTTCCTGTTTTGATTGCATGCACAAATTTATTGACAGTTTGCTTTATTTCAGACGTAGTATTGCCTTTGGTAAACGAACAAGAAATCAAAGTAATACACATTAAAATTAGTACAATTATTCTACAAAAAGCCTTTTTCATTTTTTCTTCTCCTTTTTATCAATTAGTTTCCATGTCGTCATAATATTGGTTAATTTTTACTATATTCAGGATCGGTAGCATAACCAGCTTTTTTGTAACCCTTCTGCCCATTTAGTAGGATCATTGTTTTAAATAAATAATTCTTGATATCGTTTAATTTCTTAAAAATTCACTATGATCTTTTATTGATTCTTCAAAGTTGTTATATGCTCTAAATCTATCTTCAATTTTTATTTTTTTGCCATTGACATACTCTGTTGTAGTAACAGTAACACTTCCTGCTGGGCCCTCCCCTTTTATCCCAAATAAGTCGTAACTATATTGTCCTGTCTTTTTATCAACGGGAACAGACTTTCCATAATTCGATTCAAGTATAGCTTAAGCTGTAATAATTGCAACTGGAATCCCTGTTTTCTTTTCTTCTTCTTTTGAAGCTGCAAATGCAGTAGCCACAAAATCTTCTTTACTCATATTGGAAGTTATTTTCTTCACTTCAGTTGGAGTTTTAGAACCTGACGGCTTTGATGTTGAAGAAGCTCCTCCGTT from Caldicellulosiruptor kronotskyensis 2002 encodes the following:
- a CDS encoding glucosaminidase domain-containing protein, which encodes MLESNYGKSVPVDKKTGQYSYDLFGIKGEGPAGSVTVTTTEYVNGKKIKIEDRFRAYNNFEESIKDHSEFLRN
- a CDS encoding ferritin family protein, which gives rise to MPSFANPFQGNVNRKMTKQELIQAIRLDIASELEAIFIYDAHVQATDDQIAKRVIADIRDEEKAHVGELMTLLRILDPEEAEHFLEGEEEVKNMLRELGIETEAKQGGFTIGSLVDEGKEKD